One part of the Helicobacter cetorum MIT 99-5656 genome encodes these proteins:
- a CDS encoding outer membrane beta-barrel protein: MCSKIIRNLIVCLNLILHAEENDPLILLEEKHTETPTQTNHQESKQEIFKQITPEEIHKKKRQLYMLKGELYEQEKILLTHKVAQEKSGFFMGVLLGEVGIKAYFHRSNQLGSIQNYPLVYGIRGGYQKYFVDGFSGMRFYGEYFGGAMQGFKNNSLASYQIASLNLDLIMDKPIDKEKRFALGVFGGLGVGWNGMFEKLRDIKGYSQPNGFNLVLNLGVSMTLNLKHRFELALKMPPLKEASQRFLYYFKSTNVYYISYNYLL, from the coding sequence ATGTGTTCTAAAATAATAAGAAATCTCATTGTGTGTTTGAATCTAATCTTGCATGCTGAAGAAAACGACCCCTTAATTTTGCTTGAAGAAAAGCATACAGAAACGCCCACTCAAACTAACCATCAAGAGAGCAAACAAGAGATTTTTAAACAAATTACACCTGAAGAAATCCATAAGAAAAAACGCCAGCTTTATATGCTCAAAGGGGAATTATATGAGCAAGAAAAGATTTTATTGACTCATAAAGTAGCACAAGAAAAGAGCGGTTTTTTTATGGGTGTTTTACTAGGGGAAGTGGGGATTAAGGCGTATTTTCATCGCTCAAATCAATTAGGGAGCATTCAAAATTATCCGTTAGTCTATGGGATAAGGGGGGGATATCAAAAATATTTTGTTGATGGGTTTAGTGGGATGCGTTTTTATGGAGAATATTTTGGGGGGGCTATGCAAGGCTTTAAGAATAATTCTTTGGCATCCTATCAAATCGCAAGTTTGAACTTGGACTTAATCATGGACAAGCCTATTGATAAAGAAAAAAGGTTTGCTCTAGGGGTATTTGGGGGGCTTGGAGTAGGGTGGAATGGAATGTTTGAAAAGTTAAGGGACATTAAGGGGTATTCACAGCCTAATGGTTTTAACTTGGTGCTAAATTTAGGGGTGAGCATGACACTTAATCTCAAACACCGTTTTGAATTGGCTTTAAAAATGCCCCCCTTAAAAGAGGCATCACAAAGATTTTTATATTACTTTAAAAGCACTAATGTTTATTATATTAGCTATAACTATTTATTGTAA
- the thrB gene encoding homoserine kinase yields MIVSVPATSANLGPGFDCLGLSLNLRNRFFIEPSSFQAMKLVGEGEGIPKFLTDNIFTKVFYKILRMHGDERSFKFLLHNKVPITRGMGSSSAMIVGAVTSAFALLGFAFNKENILNTALFYESHPDNITPAVFGGYNVALVEKNKVVSLKAKLPSFLKAVMVIPNRATSTKQSRQVLPKRYSTQESVFNLSHASLMTMAIMQGKWELLRVCSKDRMHQNRRMQAYPVLFMIQKLALENNALMSTLSGSGSSFFNMCYEEDALRLKQVLSKKFPKFRVAILDFDNDGVIIEKD; encoded by the coding sequence TTGATAGTGAGTGTTCCAGCAACGAGTGCGAATTTAGGCCCCGGTTTTGATTGTTTGGGCTTGAGCTTGAATTTACGCAACCGCTTTTTTATTGAGCCTAGTAGTTTTCAGGCCATGAAGCTAGTTGGAGAAGGCGAAGGGATTCCTAAGTTTTTAACGGATAATATTTTTACTAAAGTGTTCTACAAGATTTTAAGAATGCATGGAGATGAACGCTCTTTTAAGTTTTTATTACACAATAAAGTTCCTATCACAAGGGGTATGGGTTCTAGCTCGGCAATGATTGTGGGTGCAGTTACTTCGGCATTTGCTTTGTTAGGATTTGCTTTTAATAAGGAAAATATTTTAAACACCGCCTTGTTTTATGAATCCCACCCTGATAATATCACTCCGGCGGTTTTTGGGGGCTATAATGTCGCCCTTGTAGAGAAAAACAAAGTCGTGAGCTTGAAAGCTAAGTTGCCTTCGTTTTTGAAGGCGGTTATGGTTATTCCTAATAGAGCCACTTCTACTAAGCAATCACGCCAGGTTTTACCCAAGCGCTATAGCACCCAAGAAAGCGTTTTCAACCTTTCGCATGCAAGCTTGATGACTATGGCGATTATGCAGGGTAAATGGGAGTTGTTGCGTGTGTGTTCTAAAGATAGGATGCATCAAAACAGGCGTATGCAAGCTTATCCGGTATTATTTATGATTCAAAAACTTGCTTTGGAAAATAATGCTTTAATGAGCACGCTCTCAGGGAGTGGTTCATCGTTTTTTAACATGTGCTATGAAGAAGATGCCCTTAGGTTAAAGCAAGTTTTAAGTAAGAAATTTCCTAAATTTAGGGTAGCGATTTTAGATTTTGATAACGATGGGGTCATCATTGAGAAAGACTGA
- a CDS encoding outer membrane beta-barrel protein, with translation MSVKYFLICVVLAMKLQATNEKDLEEENRRLDENIHNLKQQLIEKGVSTKDIDKDEFEEEYLHRVHPKVSLKEQEKLLKSYSIADKRSGVFVGGGYAYGKVDFSYHGDMLDNYGVNVVSVFKNNIIIDAPIGMIYAKFGYQKYFMPYFGTRFYGDLLLGGGALKEMTLKQSVGSFFYALGAMNTDLLFDMPLDFKTKKHFLGIYAGFGIGLMLYQDKPNQVGRDLVIGGYTSSNFLWKSLIEVDYTFNVGVSLTLFRKHRLDIGVKLPISYLRMGVEEGAVYQNKENEKRMLLSANNVFKRSSFLLVNYAYIF, from the coding sequence ATAAGCGTCAAATATTTTTTAATTTGTGTGGTTTTAGCTATGAAGCTTCAGGCAACAAATGAAAAAGATTTGGAAGAAGAAAACAGACGATTAGATGAAAACATTCACAATTTAAAGCAACAGCTCATAGAAAAGGGTGTTTCTACAAAGGACATTGACAAAGATGAATTTGAAGAAGAGTATTTGCATCGTGTGCATCCAAAAGTCTCTTTAAAAGAACAAGAAAAGTTGCTAAAAAGCTATTCAATTGCTGATAAAAGAAGTGGGGTATTTGTAGGGGGTGGGTATGCGTATGGGAAAGTGGACTTTTCCTATCATGGGGATATGCTAGATAACTATGGCGTGAATGTGGTCAGCGTGTTTAAGAATAATATTATCATTGATGCACCTATTGGCATGATTTATGCAAAATTTGGCTATCAAAAATATTTTATGCCTTATTTTGGAACACGCTTTTATGGGGATTTATTGCTTGGGGGTGGGGCGTTAAAAGAGATGACTCTTAAGCAATCTGTAGGCTCGTTTTTTTATGCTTTGGGGGCTATGAATACGGACTTGTTGTTTGATATGCCCCTTGATTTTAAAACTAAAAAACATTTTTTGGGGATTTATGCAGGTTTTGGAATAGGGCTTATGCTCTATCAAGATAAGCCTAATCAAGTAGGGAGAGACTTGGTTATAGGGGGTTATACAAGCTCTAATTTTTTATGGAAATCTCTTATTGAAGTGGATTATACCTTTAATGTGGGAGTGAGTTTAACGCTCTTTAGAAAACACCGCTTAGACATAGGGGTTAAATTACCGATTAGCTATTTAAGAATGGGGGTAGAAGAAGGGGCTGTGTATCAAAATAAAGAAAATGAAAAGCGAATGCTCCTTTCAGCAAATAATGTGTTTAAGCGTTCTAGTTTTTTATTAGTTAATTATGCGTATATCTTTTAA
- the panB gene encoding 3-methyl-2-oxobutanoate hydroxymethyltransferase has product MSMQTAPTKKITLNTLQAKKNQEKITAITAYDALFAKMFDTLVDVILVGDSLNMSFLAKEDTLSATMDMMLYHTKAVCAGAKIPFVIADMPFGSYKDEKTALKNAIRVYKETKADAIKLEGGKEKASLIKTLTNEGIIVVGHIGLMPQFVRLDGGYKIKGKNEEQKKKLLDDALSLEEAGIGLLVLEGITTPIAKDITQRVKIPTIGIGSGKDCDGQILVWSDMLGFFDSFKPKFVREYLNGKELVQNAIKQYADDVKNGVFPNELESYN; this is encoded by the coding sequence ATGAGTATGCAAACTGCCCCCACAAAAAAAATCACTCTAAACACCCTTCAAGCCAAAAAAAATCAAGAAAAAATTACCGCCATTACTGCCTATGATGCACTATTTGCTAAAATGTTTGACACCCTAGTAGATGTGATTTTAGTTGGCGATAGCTTGAATATGAGCTTTTTAGCTAAAGAAGACACTTTAAGTGCCACCATGGATATGATGCTCTATCACACCAAGGCTGTGTGTGCAGGTGCTAAGATTCCTTTTGTCATCGCAGATATGCCCTTTGGAAGCTACAAAGATGAAAAAACAGCCTTGAAAAACGCTATTAGAGTTTATAAGGAAACTAAAGCCGATGCAATTAAATTAGAAGGGGGAAAAGAAAAGGCGAGTTTGATTAAAACGCTCACAAACGAAGGCATTATTGTGGTAGGACACATCGGCTTAATGCCCCAATTTGTGCGTCTTGATGGGGGCTATAAAATTAAAGGTAAAAACGAAGAGCAAAAGAAAAAACTTTTAGACGATGCTTTAAGTTTAGAAGAAGCAGGAATAGGACTACTTGTTTTAGAAGGTATAACCACCCCTATTGCAAAAGATATTACTCAAAGAGTTAAAATCCCCACTATTGGCATAGGAAGTGGCAAAGATTGCGATGGACAGATTTTAGTATGGAGCGATATGCTAGGCTTTTTTGATAGCTTTAAGCCAAAATTTGTGCGTGAGTATCTTAATGGAAAAGAATTAGTTCAAAATGCTATCAAACAATACGCTGATGATGTCAAAAATGGCGTTTTTCCTAACGAATTAGAAAGTTATAACTAA
- the infB gene encoding translation initiation factor IF-2 yields the protein MSGMVDLKEFVTELGKTQKELKNIIEQAKDIGLELKTNSKITPEQADKLYKYIVDGIKEQVQSNKVAKTLEKEDLDELAAKSQKSLETSKISKPKKEEKSSKEATKENTRATKEVKEEKRAKELATPIVKKREIEIVSTFENGTNLTENASIKESASKSITNIEREKAKQKLQEIQKTREALNKLAQSPSAKRETSTIAKSEQEHLETKRHENIKRRMGIRIVRRNDESENSVIESKKPTQSAAAIFEDFKKEWQEKDKQETKKAKKPSKSKTTSIAKNNKSHKIDFSDARDFKGNDIYDDDADEILLFDLHEQDNLNKEEEEKEARQNINDRVRVQRKNPWMSEGGIKRHSKKKRVFRNDNSQKVVQSTISIPEEVRVYEFAEKANLNLADVIKTLFNLGLMVTKNDFLDKDSIEILAEEFHLEISIQNTLEEFEVEEVLEGIKKERPPVVTIMGHVDHGKTSLLDKIRDKRVAHTEAGGITQHIGAYMVEKNNKWVSFIDTPGHEAFSQMRNRGAQVTDIAVIVIAADDGVKQQTIEALEHAKAANVPVIFAMNKMDKENINPDKLKAECAELGYNPVDWGGEYEFIPVSAKTGDGIDNLLETILIQADIMELQAIEEASARAIVLEGSVEKGRGAVATVIVQNGTLNVGDSFYAETAFGKVRTMTDDQGKSIQSLKPSMVALITGLSEVPPAGSVLIGVENDSIARLQAQKRATYLRQKALSKSTKVSFDELSEMVANKELKNIPVIIKADTQGSLEAIKNSLLELNNEEVAIQVIHSGVGGITENDLSLVASSEHAVILGFNIRPTGNVKNKAKEWNVSIKTYTVIYALIEEMRSLLLGLMSPIIEEEHTGQAEVRETFNIPKVGTIAGCVVSDGVVTRGIKVRLIRDGVIIHTGEILSLKRFKDDAKEVSKGYECGIMLENYNEIKVGDVFETYKEIHKKRTL from the coding sequence ATGAGTGGTATGGTTGATTTAAAAGAATTTGTAACAGAGCTTGGTAAGACACAAAAAGAGCTTAAAAATATCATAGAGCAAGCCAAAGATATTGGTTTAGAGCTAAAGACAAATTCCAAAATTACCCCAGAGCAAGCGGACAAGCTATACAAATACATTGTTGATGGCATTAAAGAACAGGTGCAATCTAATAAGGTTGCCAAGACTCTTGAAAAAGAAGATTTAGATGAGCTTGCAGCAAAAAGTCAAAAATCTTTGGAGACTTCAAAAATATCTAAGCCTAAAAAAGAAGAAAAATCAAGCAAAGAAGCCACTAAAGAAAACACTAGAGCTACTAAGGAAGTCAAAGAAGAAAAAAGGGCTAAAGAGCTTGCCACACCCATTGTAAAAAAGAGAGAAATAGAAATTGTAAGCACTTTTGAGAATGGAACAAACCTTACAGAAAACGCTTCTATAAAAGAGAGTGCTTCCAAGAGCATTACAAATATAGAGCGAGAAAAGGCTAAGCAAAAGCTCCAAGAAATCCAAAAAACTAGAGAAGCCCTAAACAAACTCGCCCAAAGCCCTAGTGCCAAGAGAGAAACTAGCACGATAGCCAAAAGCGAGCAAGAGCATTTAGAAACCAAACGCCATGAAAATATCAAAAGACGCATGGGTATTAGGATTGTTAGGCGTAATGATGAGTCAGAAAATAGCGTGATTGAGAGCAAAAAGCCCACTCAAAGTGCGGCGGCTATTTTTGAAGATTTCAAAAAAGAATGGCAAGAAAAAGACAAACAAGAGACTAAAAAAGCTAAAAAACCTAGCAAATCTAAAACCACTTCTATAGCCAAAAACAATAAATCTCATAAAATTGATTTTAGCGATGCGAGAGATTTTAAGGGCAATGATATTTATGATGACGATGCCGATGAAATTTTATTGTTTGATTTGCATGAACAAGACAACTTAAACAAAGAAGAGGAAGAAAAGGAGGCACGCCAAAATATCAACGACAGGGTGCGAGTGCAGAGAAAAAACCCTTGGATGAGTGAGGGCGGAATCAAGCGCCATTCTAAGAAAAAGCGTGTGTTTCGTAACGATAACAGCCAAAAAGTAGTCCAAAGCACCATTAGTATTCCTGAAGAAGTGCGTGTTTATGAATTTGCAGAAAAGGCGAATTTGAATTTAGCTGATGTGATTAAAACGCTCTTTAATTTAGGGCTTATGGTTACTAAAAACGACTTTTTGGATAAGGATAGTATAGAAATTTTAGCTGAAGAATTTCATTTAGAAATTTCCATTCAAAACACTTTAGAAGAATTTGAAGTAGAAGAAGTGTTAGAAGGAATCAAGAAAGAGCGTCCGCCTGTAGTTACTATTATGGGGCATGTAGACCATGGTAAAACTTCATTGCTAGATAAAATCCGTGATAAGAGAGTGGCACATACAGAGGCTGGGGGGATTACTCAGCATATCGGAGCTTACATGGTAGAGAAGAATAACAAGTGGGTGTCTTTCATTGATACACCCGGCCATGAGGCCTTTAGTCAAATGCGAAATCGTGGGGCTCAAGTTACTGATATTGCAGTGATTGTGATTGCGGCTGATGATGGCGTGAAACAACAAACTATTGAAGCCCTAGAACACGCAAAGGCTGCAAATGTGCCTGTGATTTTTGCGATGAATAAAATGGATAAGGAAAATATCAACCCTGATAAACTCAAAGCGGAGTGTGCCGAGCTTGGTTATAACCCTGTGGATTGGGGCGGAGAGTATGAATTTATTCCTGTTTCAGCAAAAACTGGCGATGGCATTGATAATTTATTAGAAACCATTCTCATTCAAGCAGATATTATGGAATTACAAGCCATAGAAGAAGCAAGTGCTAGAGCGATTGTTTTAGAAGGAAGTGTAGAAAAGGGTCGAGGAGCTGTAGCTACGGTGATTGTCCAAAATGGGACTTTAAATGTAGGGGATAGTTTTTATGCAGAAACTGCATTTGGTAAAGTAAGAACGATGACTGATGACCAAGGCAAGAGTATTCAAAGTTTAAAACCTTCTATGGTCGCTCTCATTACAGGCTTGAGTGAAGTCCCTCCAGCTGGTTCAGTCCTAATAGGGGTAGAAAACGATTCTATCGCACGCTTACAAGCTCAAAAGAGAGCGACTTATTTACGCCAAAAAGCTTTGAGTAAAAGCACTAAAGTGTCTTTTGATGAGCTTTCAGAAATGGTGGCTAATAAGGAATTAAAAAATATTCCTGTAATCATTAAGGCTGATACACAAGGAAGCCTAGAAGCGATTAAAAACAGCTTGTTAGAACTCAATAACGAAGAAGTAGCCATTCAAGTGATTCACTCTGGAGTTGGGGGCATTACAGAAAATGACTTGAGTCTTGTAGCAAGCAGTGAGCATGCGGTGATTCTAGGCTTTAATATCCGCCCAACTGGTAATGTGAAAAACAAAGCTAAAGAATGGAATGTGAGTATTAAGACTTACACGGTGATTTATGCATTGATTGAAGAAATGCGTTCGTTATTACTAGGCTTGATGAGTCCTATTATTGAAGAAGAGCATACCGGACAAGCTGAAGTGAGAGAAACCTTTAATATTCCTAAAGTTGGCACCATAGCAGGGTGTGTGGTGAGTGATGGCGTGGTTACTCGTGGCATTAAGGTGCGTTTGATTAGAGATGGTGTTATCATTCATACCGGCGAAATTCTCTCTTTAAAACGCTTTAAAGATGATGCTAAAGAAGTTTCTAAGGGTTATGAGTGTGGGATTATGCTAGAAAATTATAATGAGATTAAAGTGGGCGATGTGTTTGAAACCTACAAAGAAATTCATAAGAAAAGAACCCTTTAA
- a CDS encoding DUF448 domain-containing protein: MRKTEIKIRMCVVCRIRQSQKDLLRLKSFEGQIVGFDGRGRSFYVCEVCLKGGEKKLLKAISKIKNAPKDTRNIITWIKERSIA, encoded by the coding sequence TTGAGAAAGACTGAGATTAAAATTCGCATGTGTGTGGTGTGTAGGATTCGTCAATCTCAAAAGGATTTGTTGCGTTTGAAGAGTTTTGAAGGCCAAATCGTGGGGTTTGATGGTAGGGGTCGTAGCTTTTATGTGTGTGAAGTTTGTTTGAAAGGCGGAGAAAAAAAATTGCTTAAGGCGATTTCAAAGATAAAAAACGCCCCAAAAGACACTAGAAATATTATTACTTGGATTAAGGAGAGAAGCATAGCATGA
- the minC gene encoding septum site-determining protein MinC: MLKTNQKNVHAFEIDKQEPKVVIDFLEKNHALLQYFLIVFKYSIELEVKMVLDKYQLLFLETNRTLKGRYVKTTPLEKDTKEVELSTESKTFIYERNIRSGEEIYSSQNLIFLGNIHNGAKIVSEGCVSVYGFCEGAIVCFGECLTLREVKSAQIVFQNKILSLKEMECLRENKNLKIITKKSDILDIKEIS; the protein is encoded by the coding sequence ATGTTAAAAACGAATCAAAAAAATGTGCATGCATTTGAAATTGATAAGCAAGAGCCTAAAGTTGTCATAGATTTTTTGGAAAAAAATCATGCCCTATTGCAATACTTTCTTATCGTATTTAAATACTCAATTGAGCTGGAAGTGAAGATGGTTTTAGACAAATACCAGCTCTTGTTTTTAGAAACTAATCGCACCTTAAAGGGGCGTTATGTCAAAACAACACCCCTTGAAAAAGACACAAAAGAAGTAGAGTTATCTACAGAATCTAAAACTTTTATTTATGAACGCAATATTAGAAGTGGCGAAGAAATTTATAGCTCTCAAAATCTTATTTTTTTAGGAAATATTCATAACGGAGCTAAGATTGTTTCAGAGGGCTGTGTGTCTGTTTATGGGTTTTGTGAGGGGGCAATTGTGTGTTTTGGAGAGTGTTTAACATTAAGAGAAGTAAAGAGTGCTCAAATTGTTTTTCAAAATAAAATTTTATCCTTAAAAGAAATGGAATGCCTTAGAGAGAATAAAAATCTCAAAATAATTACAAAAAAATCCGATATACTAGACATAAAGGAAATATCATGA
- the lpxC gene encoding UDP-3-O-acyl-N-acetylglucosamine deacetylase → MRQTTIANSVELVGIGLHKGVPVKLVLEPLKENQGIVFYRSDLGVKISLKPENIVDTKMATVLGNDNARISTIEHLLSSINAYGIDNIKISVDNEEIPIMDGSALTYCMLLDEAGIRELDAPKQVMRIKRVVEVKEGDKFVRVEPDNQFSLDFSIKFEHPIIAEQSYSFNFSKLAYKDEIAKARTFGFLQEVNYLRSIGLAKGGSLNNCIVLDENSILNKEGLRCEKEFVRHKILDAMGDLMVLGMPMIGKYTSFSGSHKLNSMLVKAILADSKNYEVLVAKNLAKEVALQKAFA, encoded by the coding sequence ATGAGACAAACAACTATTGCAAATTCTGTTGAATTAGTAGGAATAGGCTTGCACAAGGGAGTCCCTGTGAAGCTTGTTTTAGAGCCTTTAAAAGAAAATCAAGGCATTGTGTTTTATCGTTCTGATTTGGGTGTAAAGATTTCTTTAAAACCTGAGAATATCGTTGATACTAAAATGGCGACCGTGCTTGGTAATGATAATGCAAGGATTTCTACCATTGAACATTTGCTCTCTAGTATCAATGCTTATGGAATTGATAATATCAAAATTTCTGTAGATAATGAAGAGATTCCTATCATGGATGGGAGTGCCTTGACTTATTGCATGCTCTTAGATGAAGCAGGTATTAGGGAATTAGATGCACCCAAACAAGTGATGAGAATCAAGCGAGTGGTTGAGGTTAAAGAGGGGGATAAATTTGTTAGAGTAGAGCCAGACAATCAATTTTCTTTGGATTTTAGCATTAAGTTTGAGCACCCCATTATCGCTGAGCAATCGTATAGCTTTAATTTTAGCAAGCTTGCTTATAAAGATGAAATTGCCAAGGCTCGCACCTTTGGATTTTTACAAGAAGTGAATTATTTACGCTCCATAGGTTTGGCTAAGGGTGGGAGCTTGAATAACTGTATTGTGCTAGATGAGAATAGCATTTTGAATAAAGAAGGTTTGAGATGTGAAAAGGAATTTGTGCGGCATAAAATTTTAGATGCTATGGGGGATTTGATGGTATTAGGAATGCCTATGATAGGGAAATACACTTCATTTTCTGGAAGCCATAAACTCAATTCTATGCTAGTGAAAGCTATTTTAGCGGATTCTAAAAATTATGAAGTGCTAGTGGCAAAAAATCTAGCCAAAGAAGTTGCGTTGCAAAAGGCTTTTGCTTAA
- the ruvB gene encoding Holliday junction branch migration DNA helicase RuvB, whose product MKERLVNLETLDFETSQEVSLRPNLWEDYIGQEKIKSNLQISIQAAKKRQESLDHMLFFGPPGLGKTSISHIIAKEMETNIKITAAPMIEKSGDLAAILTNLQAKDILFIDEIHRLSPAIEEILYPAMEDFRLDIIIGSGPAAQTIKIDLPPFTLIGATTRAGMLSNPLRDRFGMSFRMQFYSPSELTLIIKKAALKLNQSIEEESANEIAKRSRGTPRIALRLLKRVRDFALVKNSSLMDLNITLHALNELGVNELGFDEADLMYLSLLANAQGKPVGLNTIAASMREDENTIEDVIEPFLLANGYLERTARGRIATPKTYTLLKIPTTNPATLF is encoded by the coding sequence ATGAAAGAACGACTAGTCAATTTAGAAACTTTAGATTTTGAAACTTCTCAAGAAGTGAGTTTGCGCCCTAATCTTTGGGAAGATTATATCGGTCAAGAAAAAATTAAGAGCAATTTACAAATCTCTATCCAAGCCGCTAAAAAACGCCAAGAAAGTTTAGACCACATGCTTTTTTTTGGTCCGCCGGGTTTGGGTAAAACTTCCATTAGTCATATCATTGCCAAAGAAATGGAAACCAACATCAAAATCACAGCCGCCCCTATGATAGAAAAAAGCGGTGATTTAGCCGCCATTCTCACTAACTTACAAGCTAAGGACATTCTTTTTATTGATGAAATCCACAGACTTAGCCCTGCTATTGAAGAGATTTTATACCCAGCTATGGAAGACTTTAGATTGGATATTATCATAGGTTCAGGCCCAGCAGCTCAAACCATTAAAATTGATTTACCCCCTTTCACTTTAATAGGGGCTACTACTAGAGCTGGCATGCTTTCTAATCCTTTAAGAGATAGATTTGGCATGAGTTTTAGAATGCAATTTTATAGCCCTAGCGAATTAACTCTCATCATTAAAAAAGCAGCGTTAAAACTCAATCAAAGCATAGAAGAAGAAAGCGCTAATGAAATTGCTAAAAGAAGTCGTGGCACACCTAGAATTGCTTTAAGGCTTTTAAAAAGGGTGCGTGATTTTGCTCTAGTAAAAAATTCAAGCTTAATGGATTTAAACATTACTTTACATGCTTTAAATGAATTAGGTGTGAATGAACTAGGTTTTGATGAAGCGGATTTGATGTATTTATCCTTGTTAGCTAACGCTCAAGGAAAGCCGGTAGGTTTAAACACGATTGCTGCATCCATGAGAGAAGACGAGAATACTATTGAAGATGTGATAGAGCCTTTTTTACTCGCTAATGGCTATTTAGAACGCACCGCTAGAGGAAGAATCGCTACACCTAAAACTTATACGCTTTTAAAAATCCCTACAACTAATCCTGCAACTTTATTTTAA
- a CDS encoding HNH endonuclease: MVNDERLLIASHIKPWIKCNDKEKIDPKNGIILTPTYDKLFDRGFISFDENKRLLLSPWLSPMNIKRLNLSENKIIKELQLDIQRENYMQYHRENVFKR, translated from the coding sequence ATGGTTAACGATGAGCGTTTGTTAATCGCTTCACACATTAAGCCATGGATTAAATGTAATGATAAAGAAAAAATAGACCCTAAAAATGGAATTATTCTCACACCAACCTATGACAAATTATTTGATAGAGGCTTTATCTCATTTGATGAAAATAAAAGACTTTTACTCTCCCCTTGGCTTTCGCCTATGAATATAAAACGCCTAAACCTTAGTGAAAATAAAATCATTAAAGAATTGCAACTGGATATACAAAGAGAAAATTATATGCAATATCATAGAGAGAATGTTTTTAAAAGATAA
- a CDS encoding M23 family metallopeptidase has translation MSLGFRILLLSVIVLVGYLIYNACITKPKALSFSLNDEEGVVNEPFFWDLEKPIKVKITAQKGVKSYMLKAVTEDNLVLYEKENLVLDKPKTLEVPLVKPEIMGLENKRITYEIEANDWSYANFFNGNKASFKREVSIDTTKPLITILSHSPSIAYGGSALVVFEAIDRNLSKVFVRVKKRDFEAFRLLDYQKRHIFVALVPWSYEIKDFKAFIVAKDKANNSSTTPLLLKRKTHHLKEKDIDIALLKNKILKQGIFQKKLSESNYEQALLEMLSTARQKDLANIEQMALKQGMFYSDFSSFQAFMPFNEPFKITGHFLESRRFLKDTQVLFKFFHLGVDLRPKKDLSLAFNNAYKRVFKGKLDFYGDSLLNCYGLGLCAFFTHLNPFSNDKEVLGNSGLRLAYGLHFGMLLQGVFVRPNEWLNQKWINTNIITPLEQARRILTKE, from the coding sequence TTGAGCTTAGGGTTTAGGATTTTATTATTGAGTGTTATTGTGTTGGTGGGCTACTTAATCTATAATGCTTGTATCACTAAGCCCAAGGCTCTGAGTTTTAGCTTGAATGATGAAGAAGGTGTGGTTAATGAGCCTTTTTTTTGGGATTTAGAAAAACCCATTAAAGTGAAAATAACTGCTCAAAAAGGCGTTAAAAGTTATATGCTCAAAGCGGTAACAGAAGATAATTTAGTTCTGTATGAAAAAGAAAATCTTGTGTTAGATAAGCCTAAAACTTTAGAAGTGCCTTTAGTCAAGCCAGAGATTATGGGGTTAGAGAATAAGCGTATTACCTATGAAATTGAAGCTAACGATTGGAGCTATGCTAATTTCTTTAATGGCAATAAGGCGAGCTTTAAGCGTGAAGTGTCTATAGATACTACAAAGCCATTGATTACTATTTTGTCGCATTCGCCAAGCATTGCTTATGGGGGGAGTGCATTAGTGGTTTTTGAAGCAATTGATAGGAATTTGTCTAAGGTCTTTGTGCGGGTTAAAAAAAGGGATTTTGAAGCTTTTAGATTGCTAGACTATCAAAAGCGTCATATTTTTGTCGCTTTAGTGCCATGGTCTTATGAAATTAAGGATTTTAAGGCTTTTATTGTCGCTAAAGATAAGGCTAATAACTCTAGCACCACCCCCCTTTTATTGAAGCGAAAAACCCATCATTTGAAAGAAAAAGATATTGATATTGCGTTATTGAAAAACAAGATTTTAAAGCAAGGAATTTTTCAAAAAAAACTTAGTGAGAGTAATTACGAGCAAGCTTTATTAGAAATGCTTTCAACCGCTCGCCAAAAAGATTTAGCAAATATAGAGCAAATGGCCTTAAAACAAGGCATGTTTTATAGCGATTTTTCAAGCTTTCAAGCTTTTATGCCCTTTAATGAACCTTTTAAAATCACGGGGCATTTTTTAGAGAGTCGGCGTTTTTTAAAGGACACACAAGTGTTGTTTAAGTTTTTTCATTTGGGCGTGGATTTGAGGCCTAAAAAGGATTTGTCATTAGCATTTAATAATGCTTATAAAAGAGTTTTTAAGGGGAAGCTAGATTTTTATGGGGATAGCTTATTAAATTGCTATGGCTTAGGGCTGTGTGCTTTTTTTACGCATTTAAATCCTTTTTCAAATGATAAAGAAGTGCTAGGTAATAGTGGGTTGAGGTTGGCTTATGGGTTACACTTTGGAATGTTGCTCCAAGGGGTTTTTGTGCGGCCTAATGAATGGCTCAATCAAAAATGGATAAACACAAATATTATTACCCCCCTAGAACAAGCTAGGCGAATTTTAACGAAGGAATAG